A genomic region of Candidatus Cloacimonadota bacterium contains the following coding sequences:
- a CDS encoding AMP-binding protein produces the protein MLKENLIDYIEKGIKENWNLQAFTNYGGDTLNFGQVAKEILKLHHIFKALEVKSGAKIAVLGKNSTNWAITYLAAVSYGAVIVPILPDFKADDIHHILNHSDSELLFIGDGLFENIDENNIPKINAIFDLKDFSLLYKKSKSIKEAIKKASSEWDKDLSLDLTTSSFTFKKIKNDKLAAIVYTSGTTGFSKGVMLSHNSLIGNIVYAHEHMPLKAGERILSFLPLAHAYGCAFEFLFPFTLGCHITFLTKLPSPKIILKAFSQVQPHLILSVPLIIEKIYRKQVKPVLDKGSMKVIMALPGLKSVIKNKIKQKLVAAFGGNFYELVVGGAALNEEAEAFFQSIKFPITIGYGMTECGPLISYASWDKHKAASCGQTINFLEAKIDSEDQQNIVGEIMVRGEVVMDGYYKNEEATNAAIDSDGWLHTGDLGLIDEDGFIFIKGRRKSMILSSSGQNIYPEELEAKINNMPYIQESLVIDKNGKLVALVYADFEKIDAEKMSETQIEDIMEQNRKDINQILPSYSFISKFELYPEEFEKTPTKKIKRFLYSIQ, from the coding sequence ATGCTAAAAGAGAACCTTATCGATTATATTGAGAAAGGAATAAAAGAGAACTGGAATCTGCAGGCGTTCACAAATTATGGTGGAGACACGCTGAACTTTGGTCAGGTAGCGAAGGAGATACTGAAACTTCATCATATTTTTAAAGCACTGGAAGTAAAATCAGGTGCAAAGATCGCTGTGCTAGGAAAGAACTCAACGAACTGGGCGATCACCTACCTTGCTGCGGTTTCATACGGCGCAGTTATTGTGCCCATTCTTCCTGATTTTAAGGCTGATGATATTCATCACATCCTCAATCACTCTGATTCTGAGTTACTTTTTATTGGAGATGGTCTTTTTGAAAACATCGATGAAAACAACATCCCCAAGATCAATGCAATATTCGATCTAAAGGATTTCTCCCTACTCTACAAAAAGAGTAAATCAATCAAAGAAGCAATAAAAAAAGCATCATCAGAATGGGACAAGGATTTATCCCTCGATCTAACCACGAGCTCATTCACCTTTAAAAAAATAAAGAATGACAAACTCGCAGCAATCGTCTATACATCCGGCACCACAGGTTTTTCAAAAGGTGTGATGCTTTCACATAACAGCTTGATCGGAAATATTGTCTATGCACACGAGCATATGCCGCTAAAAGCAGGTGAAAGAATATTATCCTTCCTTCCCCTTGCTCATGCCTATGGATGTGCGTTTGAATTTCTCTTTCCCTTTACGCTCGGATGCCACATTACTTTTCTCACAAAACTTCCGTCACCGAAAATAATATTAAAGGCATTCTCACAGGTCCAACCCCATCTTATTCTTTCAGTTCCGCTTATCATTGAGAAGATTTACCGAAAACAGGTCAAGCCCGTTCTGGATAAAGGAAGTATGAAAGTAATTATGGCTTTACCCGGCCTGAAATCGGTTATAAAAAACAAGATCAAGCAAAAACTTGTTGCAGCATTCGGCGGAAATTTCTACGAACTTGTAGTTGGCGGCGCTGCTTTGAATGAAGAAGCTGAAGCATTCTTCCAGAGTATCAAATTCCCGATTACGATCGGGTATGGCATGACAGAATGCGGACCGCTTATCAGTTACGCGAGTTGGGATAAGCATAAAGCTGCTTCTTGCGGGCAGACTATAAATTTCCTCGAAGCAAAGATCGATTCCGAAGATCAGCAGAATATCGTTGGTGAGATAATGGTTCGAGGTGAAGTGGTCATGGACGGATATTATAAAAATGAAGAAGCTACAAATGCAGCGATAGACAGCGATGGCTGGCTCCATACAGGCGATCTTGGACTCATCGATGAAGATGGTTTTATCTTCATTAAAGGTAGAAGAAAAAGCATGATCTTGAGTTCATCCGGGCAGAATATCTATCCCGAAGAGCTGGAAGCTAAGATCAATAATATGCCCTATATTCAGGAATCACTGGTTATCGACAAGAACGGAAAACTCGTTGCACTTGTATATGCTGATTTTGAAAAGATCGATGCAGAGAAGATGTCAGAAACTCAAATAGAAGATATCATGGAGCAGAACAGGAAGGACATCAATCAAATACTGCCGTCATACAGTTTTATCTCAAAGTTCGAGTTATATCCCGAAGAATTCGAGAAGACACCCACCAAAAAGATCAAGCGTTTCCTCTATTCGATACAGTAA
- a CDS encoding DUF3147 family protein: protein MDHAFLLKLLLSFFLGGVWITISTIIAEKLGSKLGGVIAGLPSTIIISLFFIGWTQSPNVAYQATTVIPLVMGVNAFFVVVYALLRKRGFFIALGGALLFWGVTSAILATLKFDSFLISMIGFLVLVILSYHIMEKWNSFPSEPKKFTKYSLHLLLIRGILSGSIIAFAVLMAKIAGPLIGGMFSVFPAVMLSTLIITYFAHGASFSIAVLKILTVSGPVNVVTYAVAVRYLYGSLGLLWGTLVSFIISMIGSFFVYQFVKRKMI, encoded by the coding sequence ATGGATCATGCTTTTCTGCTTAAGCTTCTCCTGAGTTTTTTTCTTGGGGGAGTCTGGATAACGATCTCAACGATCATTGCAGAAAAACTCGGATCAAAACTAGGGGGTGTCATTGCAGGACTGCCGAGTACGATCATCATTTCTCTTTTCTTTATCGGTTGGACACAATCTCCAAACGTTGCATATCAAGCGACAACGGTTATTCCCTTAGTGATGGGAGTTAATGCATTTTTCGTAGTCGTGTATGCACTTCTCAGAAAAAGAGGTTTCTTTATTGCACTTGGCGGTGCACTCCTTTTTTGGGGAGTTACGTCAGCCATTCTTGCGACACTGAAATTCGACAGCTTCTTGATTTCCATGATCGGTTTTCTTGTGTTGGTCATTCTCTCTTATCACATTATGGAAAAGTGGAATTCTTTTCCTTCCGAACCAAAAAAATTTACTAAATACTCACTGCATTTACTCCTGATACGAGGAATTCTTAGCGGCTCGATCATAGCTTTTGCAGTTCTTATGGCAAAAATTGCAGGACCGCTTATCGGGGGCATGTTCTCTGTTTTCCCTGCGGTAATGCTCTCAACTTTGATCATTACGTATTTTGCACACGGAGCAAGTTTTTCGATCGCCGTTCTTAAAATACTGACAGTGAGTGGACCAGTGAATGTCGTGACCTATGCTGTTGCAGTTCGTTATCTTTATGGAAGTCTTGGTTTACTTTGGGGAACGCTGGTCTCATTTATAATATCTATGATAGGTTCTTTTTTTGTGTATCAATTTGTAAAAAGAAAAATGATCTAA
- a CDS encoding amino acid permease, with amino-acid sequence MENKAKNSNGSYLGFWAIVAIGVGGMVGGGIFAVLGLAVQLAHGGTPVAFGLAGLVALVTTYSYSKLSVTYPSEGGTVEFINQAFKPGFFTGGMNVLLWISYVVMLSLYSYAFGSYASTFFPEAIQTLMKHVCISGVIVIFMFLNVIGSKAVGRAETWIVGIKIVILLFFTVMGFSTIKAANFMPSQWVSTIPLIAGGMIIFVAYEGFELIANTANQVKHRAKTIPRAYFTAVIFVIILYIVIGMITVGNITNLAEVAKYRDYILAEVAKPFLGQFGFVLITIAALLATASAVNATLYGSSRVSYIIAKDGELPNVLEKKVWGKQNMEGLFITAGVTLLVANFFDLSSISTMGSAGFLLIFAFVNISNVMLAKSTNSKKFISLIGAIVCFIALFALVWQTAITMPSNIWVLVIMLGLSFLIEFVYKSITGKSIKTVLDPNLKENQTKNLD; translated from the coding sequence ATGGAAAATAAAGCAAAAAACAGTAATGGTTCTTATCTTGGTTTCTGGGCTATTGTAGCAATCGGTGTGGGAGGTATGGTTGGAGGAGGAATATTTGCAGTACTTGGTCTGGCAGTTCAACTTGCACATGGCGGAACGCCGGTTGCATTCGGACTCGCCGGACTCGTTGCACTTGTCACGACCTATTCATATTCAAAACTATCTGTGACCTATCCCAGCGAAGGCGGAACTGTAGAGTTCATCAACCAGGCATTCAAGCCGGGATTTTTTACCGGCGGTATGAATGTGCTTTTGTGGATTAGTTATGTGGTTATGCTTTCATTGTATTCCTATGCTTTTGGAAGCTATGCCAGCACCTTTTTCCCGGAAGCGATCCAGACACTGATGAAGCATGTGTGTATCTCCGGCGTGATTGTGATTTTCATGTTTCTTAATGTGATCGGATCAAAAGCAGTAGGACGTGCCGAGACATGGATCGTAGGTATAAAAATAGTCATACTCCTGTTTTTTACGGTCATGGGTTTCTCAACGATCAAAGCGGCAAATTTTATGCCTTCACAATGGGTCAGCACTATACCGCTCATTGCTGGCGGCATGATCATCTTTGTGGCGTATGAAGGTTTTGAGCTCATCGCAAACACTGCGAACCAGGTCAAGCACAGGGCAAAAACAATTCCGCGTGCCTATTTTACCGCAGTTATTTTTGTTATTATACTCTACATTGTTATTGGAATGATCACAGTGGGGAATATCACGAACCTTGCTGAAGTTGCAAAATATAGAGATTACATTCTTGCTGAAGTTGCAAAACCATTCCTCGGACAATTTGGTTTTGTTCTCATCACGATTGCTGCACTGCTTGCTACTGCCTCTGCCGTGAATGCAACACTCTATGGCTCATCCCGTGTGAGTTATATAATTGCAAAAGATGGAGAGCTTCCCAACGTACTTGAAAAGAAAGTATGGGGAAAGCAGAACATGGAAGGACTGTTTATTACTGCCGGAGTCACACTGCTGGTTGCAAACTTCTTCGACCTTTCGAGCATATCTACGATGGGAAGTGCAGGATTCCTTTTGATCTTTGCGTTTGTGAATATCTCAAATGTAATGCTGGCAAAAAGTACTAACAGCAAGAAGTTCATCTCGCTTATTGGAGCAATTGTGTGCTTTATTGCGCTCTTTGCCCTAGTGTGGCAAACAGCAATAACCATGCCGTCCAATATCTGGGTGCTGGTCATCATGCTTGGCTTGTCATTCCTGATCGAGTTTGTATATAAAAGTATTACAGGTAAGAGTATCAAAACAGTGCTTGACCCTAATCTTAAGGAGAATCAGACGAAGAATCTGGATTAG
- a CDS encoding leucine-rich repeat domain-containing protein yields the protein MKSRKENLLLKLINCKKRRKALWVILPFAVVIFLHANLSGQEIKTSGDFEYTFINNDLTITDYLGEVKELIIPDSIDGFPVTAIGDTAFTDNNLYSVTIPSSVKTIGEEAFYNNSLSSVFIPNSVTVISDGAFDYNCLDSVNIPQSVKVIGKEAFCDNLLESVIIPDSVIEIGENAFSWNDIDYLILPLPKKDGYRFLYWQDSDGAEYPADTEIYHLGMGYKAIFEPLERE from the coding sequence ATGAAATCAAGAAAGGAGAATCTCTTATTGAAATTAATAAATTGTAAGAAGCGTAGAAAGGCTTTATGGGTTATTCTACCCTTTGCTGTAGTTATTTTTTTACATGCTAATCTCAGTGGACAAGAGATTAAAACAAGTGGTGATTTTGAATACACATTTATAAACAACGATCTAACAATAACAGATTACTTAGGTGAAGTAAAGGAACTTATAATTCCGGATTCAATTGACGGCTTTCCTGTGACAGCAATTGGCGATACAGCTTTTACTGATAATAACCTATATAGTGTGACCATTCCAAGCTCAGTAAAAACGATTGGTGAGGAAGCCTTTTATAATAACTCTTTATCCAGCGTGTTCATTCCAAACTCAGTAACGGTAATAAGTGATGGAGCTTTTGATTATAATTGTCTCGACAGCGTTAATATTCCGCAGTCCGTGAAAGTAATAGGAAAAGAAGCTTTTTGTGATAATTTACTTGAAAGCGTGATTATTCCTGATTCTGTAATAGAAATTGGTGAGAATGCATTTTCGTGGAATGACATAGACTATCTAATTTTACCTTTACCTAAAAAGGATGGATATAGGTTTCTATATTGGCAAGATTCTGATGGAGCAGAGTATCCTGCTGATACAGAAATTTACCATCTTGGAATGGGATATAAAGCAATTTTCGAGCCGCTTGAAAGGGAATAA
- a CDS encoding BamA/TamA family outer membrane protein, producing MNKVCLVFIIFMMSLSLQGEEEKNSEFAIFPQFAYSQETGFWGGLITYYRYGLNKFPDLKNHLDFMAMYTEKNQLKLRFFPKFNFPISKSEINLDATFMKWPSEFYGVNNTDPQAEMYEFTPEIFEFQLDWEYNLRSRWALHFYSDQVHSVITQRENAAIMKNVPGNESYLLSGIGAGISYDSRDSEDFTSKGLYANVKIESYCSWLGSYYDYEKVTLDLREFISINQNHVFAFQQYVSFRSGQSPFYRLFKLGEYVRAYKDELFLNKNGIAFRAEYRFFPFKGKIGKRIGFALFFDTGQGMQSVKDVNIADFRCSVGAGIRISIFTDDRFNLRFDYGRCNANSAVDISGGETF from the coding sequence GTGAATAAGGTTTGTTTAGTCTTTATTATTTTCATGATGTCTCTTTCTTTACAGGGTGAAGAAGAAAAGAATTCGGAATTTGCTATATTCCCGCAATTTGCATATTCTCAGGAAACCGGTTTCTGGGGCGGATTGATAACCTATTATCGTTATGGTCTCAATAAATTTCCTGACCTGAAAAATCATTTGGATTTCATGGCAATGTATACAGAGAAAAATCAGCTCAAACTCAGATTTTTCCCAAAATTCAATTTCCCTATTTCAAAGTCAGAGATCAATCTTGATGCAACATTCATGAAATGGCCCAGCGAATTCTATGGAGTAAATAATACAGACCCGCAAGCTGAAATGTATGAATTCACACCTGAAATTTTCGAGTTTCAGCTGGACTGGGAATATAATCTCAGGAGCAGGTGGGCTTTGCATTTCTATTCCGATCAAGTTCATAGTGTCATCACCCAAAGGGAAAATGCTGCAATTATGAAAAATGTTCCGGGAAATGAGAGTTATTTACTTTCCGGGATCGGGGCAGGCATAAGCTATGACAGCAGGGACAGCGAAGATTTCACCAGCAAAGGATTATATGCGAATGTTAAGATCGAATCCTACTGCTCGTGGCTGGGAAGTTATTACGATTATGAAAAAGTAACACTCGATCTGCGTGAATTTATCAGCATCAACCAAAACCATGTATTCGCTTTTCAGCAGTATGTCTCGTTCCGGTCTGGGCAATCACCGTTTTATCGTCTTTTCAAACTGGGAGAATATGTGCGCGCATATAAAGATGAGCTTTTCTTAAATAAAAACGGCATAGCTTTTCGCGCAGAATACCGCTTTTTCCCGTTTAAAGGAAAGATAGGTAAACGAATCGGGTTTGCTCTGTTCTTCGACACAGGGCAGGGAATGCAAAGTGTAAAGGATGTGAATATAGCTGATTTTCGATGCAGTGTGGGAGCTGGGATCAGGATCAGCATTTTTACTGATGATCGTTTTAACCTGCGGTTTGATTATGGAAGGTGCAACGCAAATAGTGCTGTAGATATCAGTGGCGGGGAGACTTTTTAA
- a CDS encoding bifunctional folylpolyglutamate synthase/dihydrofolate synthase, with the protein MNYTEFLEEIFAKTATDRKIELTRIRKFLDAIDNPEKKLQCIHVAGTNGKGSTCAAIESILHAHDFSVGLNTSPHLVDYKERFRINKQEVEPEELLNLYFTRKAAHDTFDTTYFEISTAIAFELFFNKGVDFSIMEVGLGGRLDASVLLNAVITVITNIEYDHTKSLGKTLPKIAGEKAGILKKGIPLVLGTTRPSARKVILRKANELSCPVVEYDKVVTLSNERYDEDGVYYEISITAYDVNFKGIHCNLAGKHQVGNTALGVLVCAVLAKYYGFVLDEEKTKHALASVVWNGRLQKVGNNPTIILDGAHNPAGMKQLVHNLKTIYSYDRLIAVIGILYDKNIHKMIQTLAEVADVFVISKSQSHRAAPVEILEKEVKRTGKDYHARPDSISAFEHAKAIAHKNDLICVCGSLYTIGEVLGYCENNK; encoded by the coding sequence ATGAACTATACAGAATTTTTAGAAGAGATATTCGCAAAGACTGCTACCGATCGTAAGATAGAGCTTACGAGGATCAGGAAATTTCTTGATGCCATCGATAATCCTGAAAAAAAATTACAGTGTATTCATGTTGCCGGAACGAACGGCAAAGGTTCTACGTGCGCTGCAATCGAGTCGATCCTGCACGCCCACGATTTCTCGGTCGGGCTGAACACCTCTCCCCATCTTGTTGATTACAAAGAACGGTTCAGAATCAACAAACAGGAAGTCGAACCCGAAGAACTTCTCAATCTCTACTTTACAAGAAAAGCAGCACATGATACATTCGATACGACCTATTTTGAGATTTCAACTGCGATTGCGTTTGAACTTTTTTTTAATAAAGGAGTTGATTTCTCCATCATGGAAGTTGGTCTCGGCGGTCGACTCGATGCCAGCGTACTGCTGAATGCTGTTATCACGGTCATTACGAATATCGAATATGATCATACTAAATCCTTGGGTAAGACCCTGCCAAAAATAGCTGGTGAGAAAGCAGGCATTCTTAAAAAGGGCATTCCACTTGTTCTTGGCACAACACGTCCTTCAGCAAGAAAAGTAATACTCAGAAAAGCAAATGAACTCTCCTGCCCGGTCGTCGAATACGATAAGGTCGTTACCCTTTCCAACGAGCGATACGATGAAGACGGAGTTTATTATGAAATCTCAATTACGGCTTATGATGTTAACTTCAAAGGAATTCACTGCAACCTTGCCGGGAAACACCAGGTTGGGAATACTGCGCTTGGAGTTCTTGTGTGTGCGGTGCTAGCGAAATATTATGGATTTGTACTTGATGAAGAAAAAACCAAACATGCGCTTGCTTCTGTTGTGTGGAACGGACGCCTGCAAAAAGTAGGGAATAATCCAACAATAATTCTTGATGGTGCACACAATCCTGCAGGCATGAAGCAGCTTGTGCATAATCTCAAAACAATCTATTCCTATGATCGGCTTATTGCGGTGATCGGAATTCTCTATGATAAGAATATTCATAAGATGATCCAAACACTTGCCGAAGTAGCCGATGTCTTTGTGATAAGCAAATCACAATCTCACCGTGCAGCTCCTGTCGAAATACTGGAAAAAGAAGTAAAACGAACTGGAAAAGACTATCATGCCAGGCCGGATAGCATTTCCGCGTTTGAACACGCAAAAGCAATCGCACATAAAAATGATCTCATCTGCGTGTGCGGCTCGTTATATACAATTGGTGAAGTGCTGGGGTATTGTGAAAACAATAAATAG
- a CDS encoding T9SS type A sorting domain-containing protein — MKNFLLFFVFCLLFTRLSAHDVFIVNSNDETLSRYDTETEVLENHILQLGQYANQIVVQEDRSYVVNSGIHHIQIIDLETVSTTGYINCPNGSNPYWMELHPDGQKAYVTGLFTNSVYVLDLVNNIVSNTISVGSVPEGMILFNENLYVMNSSYGSSTGTVSVIDINSEIVTNTIPVGNNPQFGAVDALGRLHVVCTGNYGYTSPAVWGKIYVINTNNYYDITVLDIGGSPTKIAIHPNGTAYLADGFGLGYMAYNSLDLSIIHSSSELWASGGSFIKIDEDGTLYLGDSMDWINNGRLYIYSESEELLNTLTVGVNPQDAGFYYPGVGVDVPPQEEITACNYPNPFSNSTKLSFSLTTNSHELSSIEIYNIKGQMIEQLGISPSAGGSDLEISYNSSSHSYFCQVTWNGEDNHGKKVPNGVYLYKIIANGVETAFHKMILLR; from the coding sequence ATGAAAAATTTCCTATTATTCTTTGTATTCTGCCTCCTCTTCACCCGGCTTAGTGCACATGACGTTTTTATTGTAAACAGCAATGATGAAACCCTCTCCCGATACGATACTGAAACAGAAGTACTCGAAAATCACATTCTCCAGCTCGGTCAGTATGCCAACCAGATCGTTGTTCAAGAAGACAGATCATATGTCGTTAACTCGGGTATTCATCACATTCAAATAATCGATCTTGAAACAGTTTCCACAACCGGCTATATCAACTGTCCGAACGGTTCGAATCCTTACTGGATGGAGTTGCATCCAGATGGGCAAAAAGCTTATGTAACAGGTCTTTTTACCAATAGCGTTTATGTTCTCGATCTTGTGAATAATATTGTTTCAAATACTATTTCTGTTGGCTCAGTGCCTGAGGGTATGATCCTTTTCAATGAAAATTTATATGTCATGAATTCATCTTATGGCTCAAGTACTGGAACTGTTTCAGTTATAGATATCAATTCTGAAATCGTAACGAACACGATCCCTGTTGGTAATAATCCTCAGTTTGGAGCAGTGGATGCACTCGGTCGTTTACATGTTGTATGTACAGGTAATTACGGCTACACAAGCCCTGCTGTTTGGGGTAAAATTTATGTAATAAACACGAACAATTATTATGACATAACTGTCCTTGATATTGGAGGTTCGCCAACCAAGATCGCTATACATCCAAATGGTACCGCTTATCTTGCCGATGGCTTCGGGCTTGGGTATATGGCATACAATTCTCTTGATCTGTCCATCATACATTCATCATCAGAACTCTGGGCAAGTGGCGGAAGTTTTATAAAAATTGATGAAGACGGCACATTATATCTCGGTGACTCAATGGATTGGATCAATAATGGACGATTGTATATCTATTCAGAATCTGAAGAGCTTCTTAATACACTCACTGTCGGTGTTAATCCCCAAGATGCTGGATTCTACTATCCGGGTGTTGGTGTAGATGTGCCACCGCAAGAAGAAATAACTGCATGCAATTATCCGAATCCCTTCTCGAACTCGACAAAATTATCGTTTTCTTTAACCACTAATTCACACGAATTATCTTCAATAGAAATTTACAATATTAAAGGACAAATGATAGAGCAATTAGGAATTAGTCCGTCAGCTGGCGGATCGGATTTAGAAATTTCTTATAACTCTTCATCACATTCATACTTTTGCCAAGTGACTTGGAACGGCGAAGACAATCATGGTAAAAAAGTTCCCAATGGTGTTTATCTTTACAAAATAATCGCTAATGGAGTAGAAACTGCATTTCATAAAATGATTTTATTGAGATGA
- a CDS encoding TonB-dependent receptor → MRLIKCKFLCLILFLIIPSIVFCRVSSKIGGRIISLKDYSSIPYVCIEIIKTGEIILTDEEGCFNIDPHPYKESLELSLSSIGYRNKHYIFEPKIRYAIIGLEPEPIIIPGMTVKSKKDNVLTLSQSNISVILPKGTTVLETEELIAQHPDIILEENAMGEKSIRIMGYKSRHVALLVDGVTVNNPTMNTLGTIPLEQIDHIEVLSGNASSVSGNAAMGGAINFVTKNPNKEFSYDTTIFAGSWDNYSTNLNISVPNQRILNSINFYAHKGSNNFLYYNEQEQKDIRRINNDITESSLSTKNVILFSHNISSTLAFQWYMAERGIPAQSTDYMWYKHARAQASRINLKESIQIESDETKHDFVLSYQHANSQYLNDIDNVFFAYNSENSSSIFDAAWQLDHLLGSCSSRLKTGYRHETYSYHDNLDPSQTISLKTRNNIFASYESSIPILLSRSSISVIPSLRFDTLINENSFLSSNVTIEIPRNPEEFQLTLSGGNSYTMPEFTSLFWKGDSRVQGNPDLKPERSFGGKTIIRWKSKKFTFEMTGSYNRIDDLIYWFRSAMGVWKPENLADADLYGFSGSVGWKPFEFLSLSMSGSKIFPINKTTNSDHYNKDIPHNPLHKLNSEIEVSLLPIELSLSITNLGRQYDNFSNTVTVDGYTVCNAGISCQAALSKKFTLQTHFSIRNCFDESYESSRNIPAPGRSFGCSCKLIYK, encoded by the coding sequence ATGAGACTGATAAAGTGTAAATTTCTCTGCCTAATTCTCTTTCTCATTATACCTTCGATTGTTTTCTGCAGGGTAAGCTCCAAGATAGGTGGGAGAATTATATCTTTAAAAGACTACAGCTCGATACCCTATGTGTGCATTGAAATAATTAAAACCGGTGAGATAATTCTTACCGATGAGGAGGGATGTTTTAATATCGATCCACATCCATATAAAGAATCATTGGAATTATCACTATCAAGTATTGGATATAGAAATAAACATTACATATTTGAACCGAAAATTCGTTATGCAATTATTGGACTAGAACCTGAACCGATAATCATTCCAGGTATGACAGTCAAGAGTAAAAAAGACAATGTGCTGACGCTTTCACAATCCAATATCTCAGTTATCCTTCCAAAAGGCACCACTGTTTTGGAAACCGAGGAATTGATTGCTCAACATCCTGATATTATTCTTGAAGAAAATGCAATGGGCGAAAAATCGATACGAATCATGGGGTATAAATCGCGGCATGTTGCTCTTTTGGTCGATGGAGTAACGGTAAATAATCCAACGATGAATACGCTTGGGACTATTCCTCTCGAACAGATCGATCACATAGAAGTGCTTTCGGGTAATGCATCGTCGGTATCCGGAAATGCTGCAATGGGGGGAGCGATCAATTTTGTGACAAAGAATCCTAATAAAGAATTTTCTTACGATACCACGATCTTTGCAGGCAGTTGGGATAATTATTCAACCAATCTTAATATCAGTGTCCCTAACCAAAGAATTTTAAACAGTATTAATTTCTATGCGCATAAAGGGTCTAACAATTTTCTTTATTACAACGAGCAGGAGCAAAAGGATATTCGGCGCATTAATAATGATATCACCGAAAGCTCTCTCTCGACCAAAAATGTGATTTTATTTTCACACAACATATCTTCGACCTTAGCATTCCAATGGTATATGGCGGAGAGAGGTATTCCCGCTCAGTCGACCGATTATATGTGGTACAAACATGCACGAGCTCAAGCTTCACGGATCAATTTGAAAGAAAGTATCCAGATTGAATCTGATGAAACTAAACATGATTTTGTGCTCTCCTATCAACATGCAAACAGTCAATATCTTAACGATATCGATAACGTCTTCTTTGCATATAACTCAGAAAATAGTTCTTCAATTTTTGATGCTGCATGGCAGCTGGATCATCTTCTCGGATCGTGCAGCTCCCGACTAAAAACCGGATACAGGCATGAAACATATTCCTATCACGACAATCTTGATCCTTCCCAAACCATATCTTTAAAAACCCGTAATAATATATTTGCATCTTATGAAAGTTCGATACCCATACTTCTTTCGCGTAGCAGCATTTCAGTCATTCCATCATTACGATTCGATACTTTGATAAATGAAAATTCATTCCTCTCTTCTAATGTAACAATAGAAATACCTCGTAATCCTGAAGAATTCCAGCTGACACTTTCTGGTGGAAATTCATACACAATGCCCGAATTCACGTCTCTTTTCTGGAAAGGAGATTCTCGCGTGCAGGGAAATCCCGACCTGAAACCAGAGAGATCGTTTGGCGGTAAAACAATCATAAGGTGGAAATCAAAGAAATTTACTTTTGAGATGACCGGATCGTACAATCGTATCGATGATCTGATATATTGGTTCAGAAGCGCGATGGGGGTCTGGAAACCTGAAAATCTTGCCGATGCAGATTTGTACGGATTTTCTGGATCGGTTGGTTGGAAACCATTTGAATTTCTTTCACTTTCAATGAGTGGCTCAAAAATTTTCCCTATAAATAAAACCACGAACAGTGACCATTATAATAAGGATATCCCGCATAATCCTCTGCACAAATTGAACTCTGAAATAGAAGTATCACTTCTTCCTATCGAACTCTCTCTTTCAATTACCAATCTCGGCAGGCAATATGACAATTTCAGCAATACTGTTACCGTTGACGGTTACACGGTCTGCAATGCAGGAATCTCTTGCCAGGCAGCACTTTCCAAGAAATTCACTTTGCAAACCCATTTCAGCATACGTAATTGCTTCGATGAATCCTATGAATCATCCAGGAACATCCCTGCGCCCGGCAGAAGTTTTGGGTGCTCCTGCAAACTCATATATAAATAG